Part of the Arthrobacter globiformis genome is shown below.
GCCCGGCACGGAAGTCTGCGTCCCGGGCGTCCGCCAAGCAGGGAGCCCAGAACGGGCCGGTGGACTGGAGTGCCCTGCTCGACTGAGGTGCAATGATGGAGGCATGAACAGCCACTCAGCGCGGAGTCTCGCATGGGCCGTGTAACGCAACGACGCAAGGTGCACCGCTACGTCCTGGACGGCTCGGCCGCGGCATTGGAGTTCCCGGTCCGGCACCGCGAGGACGTGCTCGCCGTGGAGGAACCGCTCGAGATCCGGCTGGGCAACCTTTCGTACTCGGTCACTATGCGGACGCCCGGGGACGACTTCGACCTGGTGGCAGGCTTCCTCGTCTCCGAGGGCGTCATCTGGGAAGCCGATCAGCTGATCTCGCTCAGGTTCTGCGCCGGCGAAGACGAAAACGGGATCCAGACATTTAACGTGGTCGAAGCCCAGCTGCGGCCAGATGTGCCACTGCCGGACACCGGGCGGCACGTCTACACGTCCAGCTCGTGCGGGATCTGCGGCACGGACTCCATTGAATCGGTCACCAAGTCCTCGCACTTCAACCCCGCCGCCGACCAGCTCACCGTTCCGGTCGAAACGCTTGCCTCCCTGCCGGACAGGTTGCGGGAGGCGCAGGCCGTCTTCGAAGTCACCGGGGGAGTGCACGCTGCCGGACTGTTCAGGATTGACGACGACGGCGGTGCAGAGTTGCTGTGCCTCCGGGAGGACGTGGGCAGGCACAACGCGGTGGACAAGGTGGTTGGCTGGGCCCTGCGCGAACGGCGGCTACCGCTCACGAACACCGTGCTCCAGGTGTCGGGGCGGGCCTCTTTTGAGCTAGTCCAGAAGGCCGCATTGGCCGGCATCCCGGTGCTCGCCGCGGTCAGCGCTCCATCCAGCCTTGCCGTGGAGCTGGCCGAATCCACCGGCGTCACGCTTGCAGGGTTCAGCCGGGGCACCAGCCTGAACGTCTACACAGGTGCCGGCCGCATCTCCACGCCTTCGCCGGTGCCACAGTAGACGCGTGGCCCCTTGGCGGCCGGACGCCCAGGCAGTAGATTTTATCCATCGAATGGAACCGTTGATCCGCTCATAAGGTAGCTGAACTGCCCGGACCCAAGCTGACCGCGCCGCCCATGCCCCCACGAAAGCCAGCACAGCCCGCTTCAGCTTTCACGTACTAAAGAGGTACACATTGCACGACGACCGCCGGATCACGGAAGTCCGCCTGGACCGCTTTGTCCGCGAACGGATCACCCCTGCCATTTATGGGCGCAGCGTGCCCCTGGAGCTGAGCAGCTGGGACGTTCCGGATGAACCCGTCCCGGTTCTGGAGGCCCTGCGCCAGGAGTTCGGGCCGCAGGAACACGGTGCCGCCTGGGGGCGCCCGTGGAGCACCAAGTGGCTGCGGCTTCAGGGAGAGGTGCCGGACGCCTGGGGAACCGCGCCGGATACCGAGGTGGAGATTGTCGTGGACCTCGGGTTCACCACGGAGATCCCCGGCTTCCAGTGCGAGGGGATCGCGTGGCGCCCGGACGGCAGTGTCATGAAGGCCATCTCGCCCCGCAACCAGCACATCCCGCTGAAGCTGCTGGGTAGCGGGCTCGCTGTGGACTTCTATGTGGAGGCAGCAGCCAATCCTGATGTTGCCCAGGGCTGGAGCTTCGCGCCGACTCCGTACGGGGACAAGGCCACCGCGGGCAACGAACCGCAGTACCGCCTGGGCAGCATCGCCATCGCGGAGCTGAACCGAGCAGTGTGGGAGCTCCAGCAGGACGTGCTGACACTCAGCGGCCTCATGCATGAGCTGCCCACCGAACTGCCGCGGCGGCACGAGATCCTCCGTGCCCTGGAACGCATGATGGACATCATGGACCCGGACGACGTCGCCGGCACAGCGCCCGCCGGGCGGGCAGCGCTGGCGGAGGTGCTGGCCAGGCCTGCCTACGCCTCGGCCCACCAGTTGCTGGCCACCGGGCATGCGCACATCGATTCGGCCTGGCTGTGGCCTGTCCGGGAAACCATGCGCAAGTGCGCCCGGACCTTTTCCAACGTTGTTGCCCTCATGGACGAGGATCCGGACTTTGTCTTCTCCTGCTCCTCCGCGCAGCAGATGGCCTGGATCAAGGAGTTCTACCCCGAACTGTTCGGCCGCATCCGGGAAAAGGTGAAGTCCGGCCAGTTCATTCCCGTGGGCGGCATGTGGGTGGAGTCTGACACCAACATGCCTGGCGGTGAGGCCATGGCCCGGCAGTTCGTCGAAGGCAAGAGCTTCTTCCTCAAGGAATTCGACGTCGAGTGCAGGGAAGCCTGGCTACCGGACTCCTTCGGGTACTCCGCAGCCCTGCCGCAGATCGTCAAGGCCGCGGGCAGCCGCTGGTTCCTGACCCAGAAGATCTCCTGGAACCAGATCAACCGGATGCCGCACCACACCTTCAACTGGGAGGGCATTGACGGCACCCGCGTCTTCACGCACTTCCCGCCGGTGGACACGTACAACTCCGAACTCAGCGGCCGGGATCTGGCGCACGCCGAGCGCAACTACCGGGACCACGGCCACGGCACCATCTCGCTCGTCCCCTTCGGCTACGGCGACGGCGGTGGCGGACCGACGCGGGAGATGGTCGCTGCCGCGCACCGCGCCGCCGACCTGGAAGGCTCGCCGAAAGTCCGGATCGGAACTCCGCGCAGCTTCTTTGAGCAGGCCGAGGCAGAGTACAAAGCGCTGCCGGTCTGGGTGGGGGAGATGTACTTGGAGCTGCACCGCGGCACCTACACCAGCCAGGCCAGGACCAAGCAGGGCAACCGTCGGTCCGAGCACCTCCTCCGCGAGGCGGAGCTGTGGTGCGCCACTGCCGCCGTCCGCTCCGGCGGGGAGTACACGTACCCCGCGGCCGAGCTGAAGCGGCTGTGGCAGCTGGTCCTGCTGCAGCAGTTCCACGACATACTGCCCGGCAGCGCCATCGCCTGGGTGCACCAGGACGCCGAACGCAACTACGCGGCCGTGGCCAAGGGGCTGGAAACCCTCATCAGCGGGGCGGCCGCGGCCCTCCTGGGCGAAGGCACGCAGGAGTTCCTGCTCAACGCCAGCCCGCATGCCCGCCTGGGAGTCCCGGCGCTCGCGGCCGGAGTGCCTGTGGCAACCCTGGACGCTGCGCCAGCCCAGGATGTTGCGCCAACCCAGAATGCAGTGCCGGCCCGGGAGGCAGTTCAGGCCACGCCGCTGTACGGCGGCTTTGTCCTGGACAACGGCGTTATCCGTGCCGTACTGGATGACAACGGGCTCCTGACGTCGCTGCGGGACCACGGGACCGGCCGCGAGGCCGTCGCCCCCGGCCAGTTCGGAAACCACCTGGAACTGCACCGGGACACCCCCAACGAATGGGACGCCTGGGACATCGACGAGTTCTACCGGCGGAACGTCACCAGCCTTACCGACGCCGCGGAGGTGAGGCTGGAGCGGAACGGCGGGGACGCCGTCGTCGTGGTGGAACGGCTCACCGGCTCCTCCCGCATCACCCAGCGCGTCACGCTGGCGGCGGGCAGCCCGTCCCTGGGCATCTCCACCGAGGTTGACTGGCAGGAGCGCGAGAAGCTGCTCAAACTGGGGTTCCCGCTGGACCTGAGGGCGGACCGGTCGGCGGCGGAAACCCAGTTCGGCCACGTCTTCCGGCCGACCCACGTGAACACCTCGTGGGAGGCGGCCAAGTTCGAGATCTGCGCGCACCGCTGGATCCACGTTTCAGAACCTGGGTACGGCGTGGCCATCGCCAACGCCTCCACGTACGGGCACGACGTCGCCCGGTCTGTCCGGGACGACGGCGGGACCACCACCACCGTCCGGCTCTCGCTGCTGCGCGCTGCCAAGTTCCCCGACCCCCAGGCGGACCGCGGCAGGCACGTGCTTGACGTCTGGATTCGTCCGGCAGCGGGAATCGCCGAGGCCGTGGAAGAGGGTTACCGCGCCAACCTCGCGCCGAGGACGGTGCTGGGCGCGCACCCGGCCGGGGCGCTGGTTACGGTGGACAACCCGGCCCTGGTGGTCGAAGCCGTGAAGCTGGCCGAAGACGGCTCGGGAGACGTCATCGTCCGGCTGTACGAATCACTGGGCCAGCGCTCGGCCGGACGCCTGAGCGCCAACTTCCCGGCCACCGGAATCCTGGCCGTGGACCTGCTCGAGCGGCCGGTCGACGCGACAGGCGTGGTGGCCGGGGCGGACTCCGCTGAGCTCACGCTGCGGCCGTTCCAGCTGGTGACCCTGAGGTTTGCTCGCTGAGCTGGGTTTGCCGCTGAGCTAGGTTTGCCGGCAGCGCCCGAGCCATAGGCGGGCGCTGCCGGCATTACCGTGCTTAAAAATCGTCCAGCTGAGAAATCGTGCAGCTCAGAATTCGTGCAGCAGCCGCCGGACGAACTGCCGGGTTCGCTCCTGCCGTGGCGCCCGGAGGACCTCTGCGGCCGGTCCGCGCTCCACCACCACGCCGCCGTCCATGAAGATGACCTCGTCTGCCACCTGGCGGGCGAAGGCAAGCTCGTGGGTGACGATGACCATGGTCCACCCCTCGTCGGCAAGTTCCTGGATGACGCCCAGGACGTCACCCACGAGTTCCGGGTCCAGCGCCGACGTGGGCTCATCGAACAGCAGCAGCTGGGGTTTCAGGGCCAGGGCACGCACTATGCCCACGCGCTGCTGCTGGCCGCCGGAGAGCTCGAACGGGTAGGCGTCGCGCTTGTCCGCCAGCCCCACCCTGGCTAGGAGCTTTTCGGCCGCGGCCACCGCCTCGGCCCGCTTGCGCTTCTGGACCTGGACCGGTCCTTCGATGACGTTCTGCAGGACGGTCATGTGCGGGAACAGGTTGTAGTGCTGGAACACCATGGCGCTGCGGTCCCGCAGGTCCGAAATCTCTTTCTTGGAGACCTTGGCGGAGAAATTTAGCGCGAGCTCGGTTCCGGGACCCGCAAAGGTGACTGTCCCGGCGTCGGGCGTTTCCAGTCCGTTCAGCGATCGCAGCACGGTGGTCTTGCCCGAACCTGACGGCCCGATCAGGGCCACGACGTTGCCGCGGCGGACGTCGAGGTCGATGTCCCGCAGCACCACGTTGCTGCCGAACGCCTTCGCGAGGTTGCGGACCGACAGCACCGGCCTGCCCTGAGATGCGGCGGCCTGGGGTGCGGCGTGTGCTGCTCCGTCAGTGGGCGACATAGCGGTCCAGTCTCCTTTCAAGCACGGACTGCCCGGAGGAGAGCGCCAGGCAAATGATCCAGTAGACCAGGGCAGCCTCGAGATACAGCACCATGAACTCCTGGCTGAAGGCCGCGATCTGCTGGGCGTTGCGGAACAGCTCCGTGACCAGGATGAGCGAGGCCAGCGACGTGTCCTTCA
Proteins encoded:
- a CDS encoding amino acid ABC transporter ATP-binding protein, which produces MSPTDGAAHAAPQAAASQGRPVLSVRNLAKAFGSNVVLRDIDLDVRRGNVVALIGPSGSGKTTVLRSLNGLETPDAGTVTFAGPGTELALNFSAKVSKKEISDLRDRSAMVFQHYNLFPHMTVLQNVIEGPVQVQKRKRAEAVAAAEKLLARVGLADKRDAYPFELSGGQQQRVGIVRALALKPQLLLFDEPTSALDPELVGDVLGVIQELADEGWTMVIVTHELAFARQVADEVIFMDGGVVVERGPAAEVLRAPRQERTRQFVRRLLHEF
- a CDS encoding alpha-mannosidase, with the translated sequence MHDDRRITEVRLDRFVRERITPAIYGRSVPLELSSWDVPDEPVPVLEALRQEFGPQEHGAAWGRPWSTKWLRLQGEVPDAWGTAPDTEVEIVVDLGFTTEIPGFQCEGIAWRPDGSVMKAISPRNQHIPLKLLGSGLAVDFYVEAAANPDVAQGWSFAPTPYGDKATAGNEPQYRLGSIAIAELNRAVWELQQDVLTLSGLMHELPTELPRRHEILRALERMMDIMDPDDVAGTAPAGRAALAEVLARPAYASAHQLLATGHAHIDSAWLWPVRETMRKCARTFSNVVALMDEDPDFVFSCSSAQQMAWIKEFYPELFGRIREKVKSGQFIPVGGMWVESDTNMPGGEAMARQFVEGKSFFLKEFDVECREAWLPDSFGYSAALPQIVKAAGSRWFLTQKISWNQINRMPHHTFNWEGIDGTRVFTHFPPVDTYNSELSGRDLAHAERNYRDHGHGTISLVPFGYGDGGGGPTREMVAAAHRAADLEGSPKVRIGTPRSFFEQAEAEYKALPVWVGEMYLELHRGTYTSQARTKQGNRRSEHLLREAELWCATAAVRSGGEYTYPAAELKRLWQLVLLQQFHDILPGSAIAWVHQDAERNYAAVAKGLETLISGAAAALLGEGTQEFLLNASPHARLGVPALAAGVPVATLDAAPAQDVAPTQNAVPAREAVQATPLYGGFVLDNGVIRAVLDDNGLLTSLRDHGTGREAVAPGQFGNHLELHRDTPNEWDAWDIDEFYRRNVTSLTDAAEVRLERNGGDAVVVVERLTGSSRITQRVTLAAGSPSLGISTEVDWQEREKLLKLGFPLDLRADRSAAETQFGHVFRPTHVNTSWEAAKFEICAHRWIHVSEPGYGVAIANASTYGHDVARSVRDDGGTTTTVRLSLLRAAKFPDPQADRGRHVLDVWIRPAAGIAEAVEEGYRANLAPRTVLGAHPAGALVTVDNPALVVEAVKLAEDGSGDVIVRLYESLGQRSAGRLSANFPATGILAVDLLERPVDATGVVAGADSAELTLRPFQLVTLRFAR
- the fdhD gene encoding formate dehydrogenase accessory sulfurtransferase FdhD, producing MGRVTQRRKVHRYVLDGSAAALEFPVRHREDVLAVEEPLEIRLGNLSYSVTMRTPGDDFDLVAGFLVSEGVIWEADQLISLRFCAGEDENGIQTFNVVEAQLRPDVPLPDTGRHVYTSSSCGICGTDSIESVTKSSHFNPAADQLTVPVETLASLPDRLREAQAVFEVTGGVHAAGLFRIDDDGGAELLCLREDVGRHNAVDKVVGWALRERRLPLTNTVLQVSGRASFELVQKAALAGIPVLAAVSAPSSLAVELAESTGVTLAGFSRGTSLNVYTGAGRISTPSPVPQ